A DNA window from Streptomyces sp. 71268 contains the following coding sequences:
- a CDS encoding DUF397 domain-containing protein — protein sequence MTTDLTSAMWFKSSYSGNNGGDCVEVGAGVPSVVPVRDSKDPHGPALTFEPAAWNAFITAVKAGEIRD from the coding sequence GTGACCACCGACCTCACCTCGGCGATGTGGTTCAAGAGCAGCTACAGCGGCAACAACGGTGGCGACTGCGTCGAGGTCGGCGCCGGCGTGCCGAGCGTTGTCCCCGTCCGCGACAGCAAGGACCCCCACGGCCCAGCCCTCACCTTCGAGCCGGCCGCCTGGAACGCGTTCATCACCGCCGTCAAGGCCGGCGAGATCCGAGACTGA
- a CDS encoding phospholipase D-like domain-containing protein codes for MTTALSALSLLAATLTVGPATAQPATGTTASAVTGDPVLNRPVFNNPMITSSTERPSPEQSAVMDQLIRLIQATQPGGEVNLAMHEFSNGDRSSDVVAALIAASRERGVHVRVILDSQEPENGHEGSNEPVLRELRAGLGTDETNDSWVIECEYPRPAEVKRGCIADNYLHNKFAVFSNVRVGGVVHPAVVFQSSSNLSDYYLYWSFNDAYTFTAPSGTPEATVYSAYRKYFQDLRLHRASPPDPNYYWGTAGLKHQAVFYPHPQDKPETYNDPVIRNLDQVKCRYQDAGGVTRQTDIRMVLTKWSTPRIALAKKVRTLRGQGCWVEIIYPLPSKDQKPEEFPFHPNVVTELEQNTGNPAYPQISLKPCRVPFGAGSVVPHTKITMIDGQQDGGTTPRVYTGSMNFTNLQNSDDVQLRITDQETHKQYLSWYYDLRAACSATP; via the coding sequence ATGACGACGGCGCTCTCGGCGCTGTCGTTGCTCGCCGCGACGCTCACGGTCGGCCCCGCCACGGCGCAGCCCGCGACGGGCACCACAGCGTCCGCCGTCACCGGTGACCCCGTCCTGAACCGACCGGTCTTCAACAACCCCATGATCACCTCAAGCACGGAGCGGCCGTCGCCCGAGCAGTCGGCCGTGATGGACCAGCTCATCAGGCTGATCCAAGCGACCCAGCCGGGTGGTGAGGTCAATCTGGCCATGCACGAGTTCTCGAACGGTGATCGCTCAAGCGACGTCGTGGCCGCGCTGATCGCCGCTTCCAGGGAGCGAGGCGTGCACGTCCGGGTGATCTTGGACTCGCAGGAGCCGGAAAACGGCCACGAGGGAAGCAACGAGCCTGTTCTCCGCGAGCTGCGCGCCGGGCTCGGCACCGACGAGACGAACGACTCCTGGGTCATCGAATGTGAGTATCCGCGCCCGGCCGAGGTCAAGCGCGGCTGTATCGCGGACAACTACCTGCACAACAAGTTCGCCGTCTTCTCCAACGTCCGGGTGGGCGGCGTGGTCCACCCCGCGGTGGTCTTCCAGAGCTCGTCGAACCTCTCGGACTACTACCTGTACTGGTCCTTCAACGACGCGTACACATTTACCGCCCCCTCCGGTACCCCCGAGGCGACCGTCTACAGCGCGTACCGGAAGTACTTTCAGGACCTGCGTCTGCACCGCGCGTCGCCCCCGGATCCGAACTACTACTGGGGCACCGCAGGCCTCAAGCACCAGGCGGTCTTCTATCCACACCCCCAGGACAAGCCCGAGACGTACAACGATCCCGTCATCCGCAACCTGGACCAGGTGAAGTGCCGTTACCAGGACGCGGGGGGCGTGACGCGGCAGACCGACATCCGCATGGTGCTCACCAAGTGGTCGACCCCGCGCATAGCCCTCGCCAAGAAAGTGCGAACCCTACGGGGTCAGGGGTGTTGGGTGGAGATCATCTACCCCCTCCCCAGCAAGGACCAGAAGCCGGAGGAGTTCCCATTTCACCCCAACGTGGTGACCGAACTGGAGCAGAACACCGGTAACCCCGCCTATCCCCAGATCAGCCTCAAGCCCTGCCGAGTCCCGTTCGGAGCTGGTTCGGTCGTACCGCACACGAAGATCACGATGATCGACGGACAGCAGGACGGTGGCACCACCCCGCGGGTCTACACCGGTTCGATGAACTTCACGAATCTACAGAACAGCGACGACGTGCAGTTGCGCATCACCGACCAGGAGACGCACAAGCAGTACCTGTCCTGGTACTACGACCTGCGTGCCGCCTGCTCCGCCACGCCCTGA
- a CDS encoding DUF397 domain-containing protein, with translation MTTGLASATWFKSSYSGSTGDCVEVAAGVPNIVPVRDSKDPHGPALTFEPAAWNAFITAVKAGDFTD, from the coding sequence ATGACCACCGGTCTCGCTTCGGCGACGTGGTTCAAGAGCAGCTACAGCGGCAGCACGGGCGACTGCGTCGAGGTCGCCGCCGGCGTCCCGAACATCGTCCCCGTCCGCGACAGCAAGGACCCCCACGGCCCAGCCCTCACCTTCGAGCCGGCCGCCTGGAACGCGTTCATCACCGCCGTCAAGGCCGGCGACTTCACCGACTAA
- a CDS encoding cupredoxin domain-containing protein, which produces MKRPAAPHLSLYRLFAALVAMLSLGVLLPGPATAVAGVPVAPGTTATPGAAQRPAAEVIVIIEDNRFVPQTVTVRPRDTVRWTNNDRFDHTVTSSAPGWDSGVLTPGQSFRRVFPARGMYRYHDRLNPSITGVVVVR; this is translated from the coding sequence ATGAAACGCCCCGCCGCTCCCCACCTCAGCCTCTACCGTCTCTTCGCCGCCCTGGTGGCGATGCTCTCGCTCGGCGTGCTCCTGCCGGGCCCGGCGACGGCCGTGGCCGGCGTACCCGTCGCGCCCGGCACAACCGCCACGCCCGGCGCGGCCCAGCGGCCCGCCGCTGAGGTGATCGTGATCATCGAGGACAACCGGTTCGTGCCGCAGACCGTCACCGTCAGACCCCGTGACACGGTGCGCTGGACCAACAACGACCGCTTCGACCACACCGTCACCTCCAGCGCACCCGGCTGGGACAGCGGGGTCCTCACCCCGGGCCAGAGCTTCCGGCGGGTGTTCCCGGCTCGCGGCATGTACCGGTACCACGACCGCCTCAACCCGTCGATCACCGGCGTCGTCGTCGTTCGGTAG
- a CDS encoding helix-turn-helix transcriptional regulator yields the protein MTAAQLFGRFIKHARERAGRTQAELGAVAHLDRSMVARIESGERVPDRRQVAAWEDLLETGDVMLDLWRDVDWYPTTTRNDWFERRARMDREATALRVYQSQNIPGLMQTESYVHALYAPVLRSPDELKRTVEARLSRQDRFLAPGPESPLLSAILDENTLRTVVGSQQVMAEQCSHLLELTELPNFVIQVVPANSPLVVRPSAPLTIISMPNGRDWVYSESIDYGHFVNDPARVRNLTRAYTRLAADALSTAESAQFIRNVMEGYQ from the coding sequence GTGACAGCCGCGCAATTGTTCGGACGGTTCATAAAGCACGCTCGCGAACGGGCTGGGCGAACGCAGGCCGAACTGGGTGCGGTCGCGCACCTCGACCGCTCCATGGTCGCGAGAATCGAGTCGGGCGAGCGTGTCCCCGACCGACGGCAGGTCGCGGCGTGGGAGGACCTGCTGGAGACCGGCGACGTGATGCTGGATCTGTGGCGCGATGTGGACTGGTACCCGACCACAACCAGGAACGATTGGTTCGAACGTCGGGCACGGATGGACCGAGAGGCGACAGCGCTACGCGTCTACCAGAGCCAGAACATTCCTGGGCTGATGCAAACCGAGAGCTACGTACACGCTCTGTACGCCCCAGTGCTACGCAGCCCTGACGAACTCAAGCGCACCGTTGAGGCGCGACTCAGTCGGCAAGACCGCTTCTTGGCCCCTGGCCCTGAAAGTCCACTGCTCTCAGCCATCTTGGACGAAAACACCTTGCGGACCGTCGTGGGCAGTCAGCAGGTGATGGCCGAGCAGTGCTCACACCTACTGGAGCTGACTGAACTGCCGAACTTCGTGATCCAGGTCGTGCCAGCAAACAGCCCACTCGTTGTGCGGCCGAGCGCCCCGTTGACGATCATCTCCATGCCTAACGGTCGCGACTGGGTCTATTCGGAATCGATCGATTACGGACACTTCGTCAACGATCCAGCGCGGGTGCGAAACTTGACCCGCGCCTACACTCGACTTGCGGCGGACGCGCTCTCCACGGCTGAGTCCGCTCAGTTCATCCGGAACGTGATGGAGGGATATCAGTGA
- a CDS encoding CocE/NonD family hydrolase produces MRHVSDLPYATKEEQHLTIPMSDGVRLSAHVWRPTTSDDEPVPAILEYIPYRKRDLTSVRDSVHHPYLAGHGYACVRVDLRGTGDSEGVLRDEYLEREQADAEEVLAWLAEQPWCDGTTGMMGLSWGAFAALQVAARQPPSLRAIVIASFTDDRYADDMHYMGGALLSDNLAEAGTMFAYATCPPDPAVVGDRWREMWHERLENTEPWVLEWLRHQRRDDYWRRASVCEDYQAVRCPVLASSGWADGYSNAVTRLLANLDVPRKGLIGPWSHKFPHLGEPGPAIGYLQEVVRWWDRWLKGIENGVMDGPMLRTWMQDTVPPSTSYAERPGRWVAEPSWPSPHIRQVTHPLTRHRIGPPDQAPDGTGRPTPGPLGATGSTARPAADASVSADAEASPAVAADDAGRDGRSGEAMTVRSPLSVGQFAGKWASYNAPPDLPYDQREEDGGSLVFDTDQLTERVEILGSPTVELDLAVSEPIAQVAARISDVAPDGSATRVTYGILNIGRGDGTADPTPLEPGRRYHAVIQLNGVAQAFPPGHRIRLSLSTSYWPLAWPPPRPVLLSVYEGTSSLTLPVRPTDRDDEPARPFGEPEGAPPLRTTRLSPVEERWDVRRDLVDYRAELEIVKDRGLVRFDDIGLDVGSRAYERYTSVADDFTSPSGESAWTMRFRRDDWDVRVETRTVLRCDEHAFQVDATLDGYEGDRRVFSRSWNETVPRDGL; encoded by the coding sequence ATGCGACACGTGAGCGATCTGCCGTACGCGACGAAGGAGGAGCAGCACCTCACCATCCCCATGTCCGACGGCGTGCGCCTGTCGGCGCACGTCTGGCGGCCGACCACCTCCGACGACGAGCCGGTCCCGGCGATCCTGGAGTACATCCCGTACCGCAAGCGCGACCTGACCTCCGTACGCGACTCCGTCCACCACCCCTACCTGGCCGGCCACGGCTACGCCTGCGTCCGCGTCGACCTGCGGGGCACCGGCGACTCGGAGGGCGTGCTGCGGGACGAGTACCTGGAGCGGGAGCAGGCCGACGCCGAGGAGGTGCTCGCCTGGCTGGCCGAGCAACCCTGGTGTGACGGCACGACCGGGATGATGGGCCTGTCCTGGGGCGCCTTCGCCGCGCTCCAGGTGGCGGCCCGCCAGCCACCGAGCCTGCGGGCCATCGTCATCGCGTCCTTCACGGACGACCGGTACGCCGACGACATGCACTACATGGGTGGCGCGCTGCTCTCCGACAACCTCGCCGAGGCGGGCACCATGTTCGCCTACGCCACCTGCCCGCCCGACCCGGCCGTCGTCGGGGACCGCTGGCGCGAGATGTGGCACGAGCGCCTGGAGAACACCGAGCCCTGGGTCCTGGAGTGGCTGCGCCACCAGCGCCGGGACGACTACTGGCGGCGCGCGTCGGTCTGCGAGGACTACCAGGCCGTACGGTGCCCCGTGCTCGCCTCCAGCGGCTGGGCCGACGGCTACTCCAACGCCGTCACCCGACTGCTCGCCAACCTGGACGTGCCCCGCAAGGGCCTGATCGGGCCCTGGTCGCACAAGTTCCCGCACCTGGGCGAGCCGGGGCCGGCCATCGGCTACCTCCAGGAGGTCGTGCGCTGGTGGGACCGCTGGCTCAAGGGCATCGAGAACGGCGTGATGGACGGGCCCATGCTCCGCACCTGGATGCAGGACACCGTGCCCCCCTCCACCTCGTACGCGGAGCGCCCCGGCCGCTGGGTCGCCGAACCGAGCTGGCCCTCGCCGCACATCCGCCAGGTCACCCACCCCCTCACCCGGCACCGCATCGGCCCGCCCGACCAGGCCCCCGACGGCACCGGCCGGCCGACCCCCGGCCCGCTCGGCGCGACCGGCTCGACGGCGCGGCCCGCCGCCGACGCCAGCGTGAGCGCGGACGCCGAGGCCAGCCCGGCGGTGGCGGCCGACGACGCGGGCCGCGACGGGCGGTCGGGCGAGGCGATGACGGTGCGCTCGCCGCTGTCCGTGGGCCAGTTCGCCGGAAAGTGGGCCTCCTACAACGCGCCCCCCGACCTGCCGTACGACCAGCGCGAGGAGGACGGCGGCTCGCTGGTCTTCGACACCGACCAGCTCACCGAGCGGGTGGAGATCCTCGGTTCGCCCACCGTGGAACTCGACCTCGCCGTCTCCGAGCCGATCGCCCAGGTCGCCGCCCGGATCTCCGACGTGGCCCCGGACGGCAGCGCGACGCGGGTGACGTACGGCATCCTCAACATCGGCCGTGGCGACGGCACCGCGGACCCCACCCCGTTGGAGCCCGGGCGCCGCTACCACGCGGTCATCCAACTCAACGGTGTCGCCCAGGCGTTCCCGCCCGGCCACCGCATCCGGCTCTCCCTGTCCACCTCGTACTGGCCCCTGGCCTGGCCGCCCCCGCGCCCCGTACTGCTGAGCGTGTACGAGGGGACGAGCAGCCTGACGCTGCCGGTGCGCCCGACGGACCGGGACGACGAGCCGGCGCGGCCGTTCGGCGAGCCGGAGGGAGCCCCGCCGCTGCGCACCACCCGGCTCAGCCCCGTGGAGGAGCGCTGGGACGTCAGGCGCGACCTGGTCGACTACCGGGCCGAGTTGGAGATCGTGAAGGACCGGGGCTTGGTGCGCTTCGACGACATCGGCCTGGACGTGGGCAGCCGCGCCTACGAGCGCTACACGTCCGTCGCCGACGACTTCACCTCGCCCAGCGGCGAGTCGGCCTGGACCATGCGCTTCCGACGCGACGACTGGGACGTCCGCGTGGAGACCCGCACCGTACTGCGCTGCGACGAGCACGCGTTCCAGGTCGACGCCACGCTGGACGGGTACGAGGGCGACCGGCGGGTCTTCTCCCGCAGTTGGAACGAGACGGTGCCCCGCGACGGCCTGTGA
- a CDS encoding DUF4235 domain-containing protein: protein MKPVALAYKPVGFALGAASGVLAGMVFDQVWKRLGHEDDAPDATDEHRAWGEVLAAAVVRGAIFAGVKTAVDRAGAIATRRLTGTWPD, encoded by the coding sequence ATGAAGCCGGTCGCTCTCGCCTACAAACCCGTGGGCTTCGCCCTGGGCGCTGCCAGCGGTGTCCTCGCCGGCATGGTGTTCGACCAGGTCTGGAAGCGACTCGGGCACGAGGACGACGCGCCTGACGCCACCGATGAGCACCGCGCCTGGGGCGAGGTGCTGGCGGCGGCCGTCGTGCGCGGCGCGATCTTCGCCGGTGTCAAGACCGCCGTGGACCGGGCCGGTGCCATCGCCACCCGCCGCCTGACCGGCACCTGGCCCGACTGA
- a CDS encoding methyltransferase domain-containing protein yields MKADREGGRANDELAWPLAPAGELAPEWVDSFAAVPRALFLPDLIWAHDMPTGRSVPVSRDVDPVGWQRAAEANVPIVTQWDDGQHAGTSPGTVPTSSASMPSVVAGMLRYLDIREGMRVLEIGTGTGWNAGLLAHRLGGGQVVSVEIDAVVTERARKALARAGLDPEVVHGDGARGWPKGAPYDRVIVTAGVRTVPLDWLQQVRPGGVILTPWGTHYSDQDALLRLTVREDGSAEGPFLRMVEFMKLRSQRLDWNRFREHVPQFPGDADVSRARLTLAELGDRYDTVRFVMGLRVPDCAHVVNQPDAGTAKAWFFDLLSRSWAAVVFRGGEPEPTVYQSGPRRLWDEVESAHRWWTACGSPDLTRFGLTVGRDGQRAWLDDPGNSWPV; encoded by the coding sequence GTGAAGGCTGATCGCGAAGGGGGGCGCGCCAACGACGAGTTGGCGTGGCCCCTCGCCCCAGCAGGGGAACTCGCCCCCGAGTGGGTGGACTCGTTCGCGGCCGTGCCACGCGCGCTGTTCCTTCCGGATCTCATCTGGGCCCACGACATGCCGACCGGTCGTAGCGTCCCCGTCTCCCGCGATGTCGACCCCGTCGGATGGCAGCGGGCGGCGGAGGCGAATGTTCCCATCGTCACCCAGTGGGACGACGGCCAGCACGCGGGGACCAGCCCGGGGACCGTGCCGACCAGTTCCGCCAGCATGCCGTCGGTGGTGGCCGGCATGCTGCGTTACCTGGACATACGCGAGGGCATGCGAGTACTCGAAATCGGCACGGGCACCGGCTGGAACGCGGGGCTGCTCGCCCACCGCTTGGGCGGCGGCCAAGTGGTCAGCGTCGAGATCGACGCGGTGGTGACCGAGCGGGCTCGCAAGGCACTGGCGCGCGCCGGACTCGACCCCGAGGTGGTCCACGGGGACGGCGCGCGAGGTTGGCCGAAGGGGGCGCCCTACGACCGCGTGATCGTCACCGCGGGCGTACGGACGGTCCCGCTGGACTGGCTCCAACAGGTGCGGCCGGGCGGGGTCATCCTCACCCCCTGGGGCACCCACTACAGCGACCAGGACGCCCTGCTCCGGCTGACCGTACGAGAGGACGGCAGCGCGGAGGGGCCTTTCCTGCGCATGGTCGAGTTCATGAAGTTGCGCAGCCAGCGACTGGACTGGAACCGATTCAGGGAGCACGTTCCGCAGTTCCCCGGGGACGCCGACGTGTCGCGTGCGCGGCTCACGCTGGCGGAGTTGGGAGACCGCTACGACACCGTGCGGTTCGTCATGGGCCTGCGCGTTCCCGACTGCGCCCACGTGGTCAACCAACCGGACGCGGGGACCGCGAAGGCGTGGTTCTTCGACCTGCTGAGTCGCTCGTGGGCCGCCGTCGTGTTTCGCGGTGGTGAACCGGAGCCCACGGTCTACCAATCGGGCCCGCGCCGCCTGTGGGACGAGGTGGAGTCGGCGCACCGCTGGTGGACGGCCTGCGGCAGCCCGGACCTCACGCGCTTCGGCCTGACCGTCGGGCGGGACGGGCAGCGGGCGTGGCTGGACGACCCTGGCAACTCCTGGCCGGTGTGA
- a CDS encoding DUF3618 domain-containing protein — translation MSNSKPQTNNSSRTAKTSTKSTSESTSKSATKPTTDELRAKAEETREELGETVQSLAEKADVKARAQEKAVAARQQLDEKTAQARTQLQDKASQAVHLVREKTPEPVRAKAVAASEQIRDKATQVGQLARDKAPEPVLEKASQGVNMARANRTPLFAVTGVLVVTLLVARRVRRSR, via the coding sequence ATGAGCAACAGCAAGCCGCAGACCAACAACTCCAGTCGCACCGCCAAGACCTCCACCAAGTCCACCAGCGAGTCCACCAGCAAGTCCGCCACCAAGCCCACCACCGACGAGTTGCGGGCCAAGGCCGAGGAGACGCGCGAGGAACTGGGCGAGACGGTCCAGTCCCTGGCGGAGAAGGCCGACGTCAAGGCCCGCGCGCAGGAGAAGGCCGTGGCCGCCAGGCAGCAGCTCGACGAGAAGACCGCGCAGGCCAGGACCCAGTTGCAGGACAAGGCGTCGCAGGCCGTCCACCTGGTGCGGGAGAAGACCCCGGAGCCCGTACGCGCCAAGGCGGTCGCCGCCTCCGAGCAGATCCGCGACAAGGCCACCCAGGTCGGCCAGCTCGCCCGGGACAAGGCGCCCGAGCCGGTGCTGGAGAAGGCCAGCCAGGGCGTCAACATGGCCCGGGCCAACCGCACCCCGCTGTTCGCGGTGACCGGCGTACTGGTCGTCACGCTGCTCGTCGCCCGCCGGGTCCGGCGGTCCCGATGA
- a CDS encoding DUF397 domain-containing protein, whose amino-acid sequence MTTNLTTATWVKSSYSGVEANTCVEWAPRHAATYGIVPVRDSKDPHGPTLTFEPAAWSAFIACIKAGDIQG is encoded by the coding sequence ATGACCACCAACCTCACCACGGCGACATGGGTCAAAAGCAGCTACAGCGGCGTAGAGGCCAACACCTGCGTCGAATGGGCCCCTAGGCACGCGGCCACATACGGCATCGTCCCCGTCCGCGACAGCAAGGACCCTCACGGCCCAACGCTCACCTTCGAGCCGGCCGCCTGGAGCGCGTTCATCGCCTGCATCAAGGCAGGCGACATCCAAGGCTGA
- a CDS encoding phage holin family protein gives MTTADSPHPHDRSSEPVGELVQRASQQLSQLVRDEMRLAQAEMAQKGKRFGRGGGLLGGAGLVGVLALQALAATAIAALALVLDVWAAALIVTVVLAGTAALLATLGKRQISQAAPPAPEQTVDSVKADVAEIKERAHR, from the coding sequence ATGACCACAGCAGACTCCCCGCACCCGCACGACCGATCGTCGGAACCGGTGGGCGAGTTGGTCCAGCGGGCCTCCCAGCAGTTGTCCCAACTCGTACGCGACGAGATGCGCCTGGCGCAGGCGGAGATGGCCCAGAAGGGCAAGCGCTTCGGCAGGGGCGGCGGCCTGCTCGGCGGCGCCGGCCTGGTGGGCGTCCTCGCCCTCCAGGCACTGGCCGCCACCGCGATCGCCGCCCTGGCCCTCGTGCTCGACGTGTGGGCCGCCGCGCTGATCGTCACCGTCGTGCTGGCCGGTACCGCCGCGCTCCTCGCGACCCTCGGCAAGCGGCAGATCAGCCAGGCGGCCCCGCCCGCGCCGGAACAGACGGTGGACAGCGTCAAGGCCGACGTGGCCGAAATCAAGGAGAGGGCACACCGATGA
- a CDS encoding peptidase inhibitor family I36 protein: MKMKGRLLALGVVGMAAMGTAFATVPASAAPKPITSGGCEDKYVCLYYNSDLKGAMFKHRYNISNYAGYVFTASDAGSAGAGQPVKNNAASATNWEQGNGIRIYVNSNYIGDWDGVPAWTWVNLSATKNNNASGVWDH, from the coding sequence ATGAAGATGAAGGGTCGTCTGCTCGCCTTAGGTGTGGTCGGCATGGCCGCCATGGGGACGGCGTTCGCCACGGTCCCCGCGTCGGCCGCGCCGAAGCCGATCACGTCAGGGGGGTGCGAGGACAAGTACGTCTGCCTGTACTACAACTCAGACCTCAAGGGCGCGATGTTCAAGCATCGTTACAACATCAGCAACTACGCGGGGTACGTGTTCACGGCCAGCGACGCGGGCAGTGCCGGCGCCGGCCAGCCCGTGAAGAACAACGCGGCCTCGGCGACCAACTGGGAACAGGGGAACGGGATCAGAATCTACGTGAACAGCAACTACATCGGGGACTGGGACGGCGTTCCGGCATGGACCTGGGTCAACCTCTCCGCGACGAAGAACAACAACGCGTCGGGTGTGTGGGACCACTGA